The Flaviramulus sp. BrNp1-15 genome has a window encoding:
- a CDS encoding sodium:solute symporter family protein, whose product MDVQTWTYLIVGVTFALYIGIAIWSRAGSTKEFYIAGGGVSPLANGMATAADWMSAASFISMAGIISFAGYDGAVYLMGWTGGYVLLALLLAPYLRKFGKFTVPDFIGERYYSNTARTVAVICALVVSFTYVAGQMRGVGIVFSRFLEVDITTGVIIGMVIVLFYAVLGGMKGITYTQVAQYCVLIFAFMVPAIFISIQMTGNPIPQLGMGGKVEGGAYLLDKLNGLSTELGFAEYTNGSKSLIDVFAITCALMVGTAGLPHVIVRFFTVKKVSDARKSAGLALLFIAILYTTAPAVAVFARTNLIETVSNKEYADMPVWFSNWEKTGLIKFDDKNGDGAIQYVADAKTNELTIDRDIMVLANPEIADLPNWVIALVAAGGLAAALSTAAGLLLVISSSISHDLIKKMVNPKISEKGELWAARIAATVAVVIAGLFGIYPPGFVAAVVALAFGLAAASFFPAIILGIFYKKMNKEGAIAGMVVGLLLMLFYMLKFKFGLFDGGKSAVAGLKESWWFGISPEGFGTIAMIVNFIVAFAVNAFTPEPPEDVQEIVENIRIPSGAGEASNH is encoded by the coding sequence ATGGATGTACAAACTTGGACCTACCTTATCGTAGGAGTAACATTTGCACTATATATAGGAATTGCAATTTGGTCGCGTGCAGGATCAACAAAAGAATTTTACATTGCTGGAGGAGGTGTTTCGCCACTTGCTAACGGTATGGCAACAGCTGCAGATTGGATGTCAGCCGCTTCATTTATTTCCATGGCTGGTATTATATCTTTTGCAGGATATGATGGAGCTGTATACCTAATGGGATGGACTGGTGGATATGTGCTTTTAGCACTTTTATTGGCTCCCTATTTAAGAAAATTTGGAAAGTTTACAGTTCCAGATTTTATAGGAGAGCGTTATTATTCTAATACTGCAAGAACAGTAGCTGTAATTTGTGCTTTAGTAGTGTCATTTACATACGTGGCTGGTCAAATGCGTGGTGTTGGAATTGTGTTTTCTAGATTTTTAGAAGTAGATATTACAACAGGTGTTATTATAGGAATGGTTATAGTACTTTTCTATGCTGTACTTGGAGGTATGAAAGGTATTACCTATACTCAAGTAGCACAATATTGTGTTTTGATTTTTGCTTTTATGGTGCCTGCAATTTTTATTTCAATTCAAATGACAGGTAATCCAATTCCACAGTTAGGAATGGGTGGAAAAGTAGAAGGTGGTGCTTATCTTTTAGATAAATTAAATGGGCTTTCAACAGAGTTAGGTTTTGCAGAATACACAAATGGTTCTAAAAGTTTAATTGATGTTTTTGCTATTACCTGTGCATTAATGGTAGGTACAGCAGGTTTACCTCACGTAATTGTTCGTTTCTTTACGGTTAAAAAAGTAAGTGATGCTCGTAAATCAGCTGGATTAGCATTATTATTTATTGCAATACTTTATACTACAGCTCCAGCGGTTGCTGTTTTTGCAAGAACTAACTTGATCGAAACGGTAAGTAACAAAGAGTATGCAGATATGCCTGTTTGGTTTTCTAACTGGGAGAAAACAGGTTTAATAAAATTTGATGATAAAAATGGTGATGGCGCTATTCAATATGTTGCAGATGCTAAAACAAATGAGTTGACGATTGATCGTGATATCATGGTATTAGCTAATCCAGAAATTGCAGATTTACCAAACTGGGTGATTGCTTTAGTTGCTGCTGGGGGATTAGCAGCTGCATTATCAACTGCTGCTGGATTATTATTAGTAATTTCTTCGTCTATATCTCATGATTTAATCAAAAAGATGGTTAATCCAAAAATTTCAGAAAAAGGAGAGCTTTGGGCTGCAAGAATTGCTGCTACAGTTGCAGTTGTAATTGCAGGTTTATTTGGTATTTACCCACCAGGTTTTGTTGCGGCAGTCGTCGCACTGGCATTTGGTTTAGCTGCGGCTTCCTTCTTTCCGGCAATTATATTAGGTATTTTTTATAAAAAAATGAATAAAGAAGGCGCTATAGCAGGAATGGTTGTTGGACTATTACTAATGCTTTTCTACATGTTAAAATTCAAATTTGGATTGTTTGATGGTGGAAAATCTGCTGTAGCAGGATTGAAAGAAAGTTGGTGGTTTGGAATTTCTCCTGAAGGATTTGGAACTATTGCAATGATTGTCAACTTTATAGTGGCTTTTGCTGTTAATGCATTTACACCAGAACCACC